Proteins co-encoded in one Dasypus novemcinctus isolate mDasNov1 chromosome 6, mDasNov1.1.hap2, whole genome shotgun sequence genomic window:
- the ZRANB1 gene encoding ubiquitin thioesterase ZRANB1 isoform X4 — MLAILLTEVSQQAAKCIPAMVCPELTEQIRREIAASLHQRKGDFACYFLTDLVTFTLPADIEDLPPTVQEKLFDEVLDRDVQKELEEESPIINWSLELATRLDSRLYALWNRTAGDCLLDSVLQATWGIYDKDSVLRKALHDSLHDCSHWFYTRWKDWESWYSQSFGLHFSLREEQWQEDWAFILSLASQPGASLEQTHIFVLAHILRRPIIVYGVKYYKSFRGETLGYTRFQGVYLPLLWEQSFCWKSPIALGYTRGHFSALVAMENDGYGNRGAGANLNTDDDVTITFLPLVDSERKLLHVHFLSAQELGNEEQQEKLLREWLDCCVTEGGVLVAMQKSSRRRNHPLVTQMVEKWLDRYRQIRPCTSLSDGEEDEEDEDE; from the exons GTGTCTCAGCAAGCAGCAAAGTGTATTCCAGCAATGGTGTGTCCTGAACTGACAGAACAAATTCGGCGAGAAATAGCTGCCTCTCTTCATCAGAGAAAGGGGGATTTTGCTTGCTATTTCCTAACTGACCTTGTAACATTTACATTGCCAGCAG ATATTGAAGACTTGCCCCCAACAGTGCAAGAAAAGTTATTTGATGAGGTGCTTGATAGAGATGTTCAAAAAG AGTTAGAAGAAGAATCTCCAATTATAAACTGGTCCTTGGAATTGGCTACACGTTTGGACAGTAGACTATATGCACTTTGGAATCGGACTGCAGGAGACTGCTTACTTGATTCAGTACTACAAGCTACCTGGGGCATTTATGACAAGGACTCAGTGCTTCGGAAAGCCCTTCATGACAGCCTACATGACTGTTCACATTG GTTTTATACACGCTGGAAAGATTGGGAGTCATGGTATTCTCAGAGCTTTGGTTTACATTTTTCCTTGAGAGAAGAACAATGGCAAGAAGACTGGGCATTTATACTCTCTCTTGCTAGTCAG CCTGGAGCAAGTTTGGAACAGACCCACATTTTTGTACTTGCACATATTCTTAGACGACCAATTATAGTTTATGGAGTAAAATACTATAAGAGTTTCCGGGGAGAAACTTTAGGATATACTCGGTTTCAAG GTGTTTATTTACCTTTGTTGTGGGAACAGAGTTTTTGCTGGAAAAGTCCGATTGCTCTGGGTTATACAAGGGGCCATTTCTCTGCTTTGGTTGCCATGGAAAATGATGGCTATGGCAACCGAGGTGCTGGTGCTAACCTGAACACAGATGATGATGTCACCATCACGTTTTTGCCTTTGGTTGACAGTGAAAGGAAGTTACTCCATGTGCATTTTCTTTCTGCTCAGGAG CTAGGTAATGAGGAACAGCAAGAAAAACTGCTCAGGGAGTGGCTGGACTGCTGTGTGACTGAGGGGGGAGTTCTTGTTGCTATGCAGAAAAGTTCTCGTCGGCGAAATCATCCCTTGGTCACACAAATGGTAGAAAAATGGCTTGACCGCTACCGACAGATCCGGCCTTGTACATCCCTGTCTGATGgagaagaagatgaagaagatgaagatgaatga